AAAGGACAGCAGGCGCAGGTTTCCATGGGCGACCATCAGCAAGATCGGGTGAAGGACGAGCAGGACACCGGCCAACAGGGCGACTCGAGAGTGAAATCGCATGACGACATCCAGGCCGAATGGAGAATCCAGCCATTTGGATCGAGACGCCAGGACGACCTGAAGCGTGAGAATGGCGAAACCGACCAGGCCGCAGCCAAGGGCGAGATCCAACACGAACCCGCGCGAGACACCCGAGTTCAACTGGGCCAGCGCAACGATCGAAACGACGATGACGACATAGCCGATGAACAAACACACCGCCCACGTGCGCGAGTGCCTCCAGGGCAAATTGAACTGGCCGGGCTTGCGTTCCGCTGCCATACGAGCGACCTTTCCATGTCCGGATTCAGGCGTATGTTCAAACTTCCGCCCACATCGCCGCGCATGTCACTGGCTGCGCTCGGCGCTGTATCCAAACATTGCTTCGTATCGCCTGGTGCGGCTATGAGGAAATGCCTGCTTTGCCATGCTCCCATTGCTTGGGATATGACAAGGCGCGTCTCCTCCCTTGCACCCGCTCGGCTTTGGCTGTGGCGAGAGCACACAGCAAGCGGCCCAAGCACGACCGTCCCGCTCGCAATGCGGCCGAGACAGCCAGAGAAGTGGCACACCCCTCCGGAAGACGCTCAATGCCTGGCGAAGTGAAAAAAAGGCCCCGACAGTGTGCGCGGGGCCTTGGGTTCAGCTATGTGTTCGTCGTTGGCGCTCAGCAGGGGGTGACGCCCTGCGCCTCGGGGCCTTTGCGGCCCTGGGCCGGGACATACTCCACCGCTTGCCCTTCGGCCAGCGTCTTGAAGCCGGCGCCGTTGATGTTGGAGTGATGGACGAACAGATCCTCGCTACCATCGTCAGGAACGATGAATCCGAAGCCCTTTTGATCGTTGAACCATTTTACTGTACCTTTTGCCACAATGTTCTCCTTGGGTCCGGAGAGACCCACAACACACGTTCCCTCTGTTTTTTCGTAAGGGGCAAACTCCGAGGGGGAAAGTATACACCTTGACTGAGGGTGCACTCTACCGGACGAACCGCCGAACTGTCAACAAAATAAACCCCAAAATGACAA
This portion of the Anaerobaca lacustris genome encodes:
- a CDS encoding cold-shock protein, which produces MAKGTVKWFNDQKGFGFIVPDDGSEDLFVHHSNINGAGFKTLAEGQAVEYVPAQGRKGPEAQGVTPC